TTTATTTTCATTTCACGATCCTTATCAAAATCAACCTTCACAACAATTACATCCTGAGGCAATTCATTCAAACGCTCACGGATTTCCTGGTCAAGAACGACACAATTCGAACACCACGTCGTAGCAGCGAAGAAAAGCACTACTCTACCTGATTGCTTCGCAAAGACATACGACTCTGGTGAATAGTCCACATACTGCAGATGATTTGCGAAAACCTGATTCTTCAAATCTGGGCGCACAGCAGAGAGAGTGACGTCATCTTGTTCGATAGAAGCGGTATATAACACAAACACAAACCCGAAGACGATCACTCCAAGAGCTAATAATCGGGAAGTACGAGTTTGTTTCATATGAAAGAGAAATGCGAGAAGTTTCTTCGATTGATCAGTGAGTTTTCTGCTCATAAATTGGAGTGCGATCGATCGGTTGATGCGTGTTGCAGTCGGATACGGATACACCTTATTCAAAAACTTCTTCAAACTTAGCTTATTCGCTTGAGCGAACATGAGCTCTTGCGTGAGTTCTCCTGCATTATGCGCTACCATCGTACCGCCCAGCACAATTCCTTTTCTAGAAACAAAAAGTTTCATCTTCCCCTGTACATATTCATCTACAATCGCACGATCATCACTTAAGAAATCACTTTTCAAAACATCATAATCCACCGATCGTTCTCTTAAAGTCTTCTCATCGAGTCCAAAAGTGGCAATTTCCGGACTCGTATACGTCACCCAGGCCATCGCATCGGCATTGAGTTTCTTCGGTATTGGAGAAAAAAAGTTTTTGATAATGAGCGACGCATGAAGCTCTGCTGCATGGGTAAACATATGCCCTCCCGCCACATCACCACATACAAGAACACCTTTATTCGTCGTTCGTAAATATGAATCAACAATAAGTCCGCCTCGATCATTGACTTCTATGCCAGCTGATTCGAGGTTCAGCCCATCGAGATTCAATTCTCGTCCGATAGAAACAAGCAGTGCATCTGCGAGGATTTCACGCGTTTCACCTACTTCATTACTCACCACGAGTACCTTGCCATCTTTCACTGCTTTTGGTCTATAGCCGAGCAAGAAATCCACTCCGTCTTTTTCAAGTCGTTCTCTCAGCACCGAAACCATCTCAGGATCTTCTTTATCGAGCAGACCTGATCCGACAACCGTTACTTTGGTTCCTAAAAGAGCGAGTGATTGTCCGAGTTCAATACCGATTGGACCAGCGCCAATTACAACGAGTCTCTCTGGTAAAGTATTCAGTGAAAAAATAGTTTCATTCGTGAATACTTTCATCAATTCTATTCCAGGAATACTTAATTGACGCGGACGAGATCCTGTCGCAAGGATAATTTTTTTACCACAATACTGTTTACCTGCAACTTCGATTGTTTCGCTGTCAACAAACTGCGCCTTCCCCAATACAACAGTCATACCAAGCTTGCGAAAATGATCCGCGTTTTCATGTGTACGGATAGTTTCTTGTTTCTTAGAGACATACTCCATCACTTTCTTCACATCAATAGCTCCAGATATTGTGAGTCCAAACTTCTTAGCCTCTCTGCCATCATGTACCAATCGTGCAACATGTATCAGCGCTTTGGATGGCACACAACCGAAGTTCAAACAATCTCCTCCAATAGATCGGTCTTCTTTATCGACGAGCAGTACAGAGAATCCAACGCGATTCATAAATCCAGCGATATTGAGTCCACCTGAGCCAGCACCAATAACAATTACATCAAATGTATTAGAATTTTTTTTCATAAAATTTTCCTACGTAGGTTAATAAAACAATACCAATAAGAGCAAACAATACATTTACTGGACTCAACATTCGAAGAGACTCTCCGAAATACACAAACAAAAATGTTCCCGGAATCATTCCAAAGAATGATCCTACGATGTACTGTTTCAAAGAAACGCTCGTCAAACCAAAAAGAAAATTTAAAACATTAAAAGGAAAGAGGGGTATGAGCCGAAGAGCAATAACCGTTGCAAGTGGCTTTCTTTCTAATCTTTCTTCATAGATTTTGAGAGTCGGATATTTGGCGAGAAGCATATTCTGCACATATTCTCTCAGAGTATATCGTGCCAAAAGAAAAGCGAGTGTCGCTCCCAAAGTATTGCCTACGAGCGCCGTGATGGTTCCGAGTAAATTGCCGAGCAATGAACCAGACAGAAGCGTGAGTGGCGTTCCAGGAAAACCAATGACAGCAAACAGACCTTTTAATACAATAAGCGTACCAATTGTCATCATAATATTTCCAACACTCTGAGCTTCCAAATTTTTTACAAAAGACAACACTTCTATCCGATACAGAAATGTCAGTAGTGAAAGCATGGCGACTACTATAATCAGTATAATCTTTTTCATATTTTCTTTTGAATAATTGATTGTCGTATCATATACACTACCATCAGAAATGCGCCTATCTCGACGAGAACAATCATCTGAGAACCAATCGGAAGTGTACCTGCATAAGAAAAAAGAATCGCAAACGGAGTCACTCCTATCAATGTAGAAAGAAAAAAGAGACGATGAGACAAGGATGAGAATAATCCGATACCATAAGAGAGCACATCAACAGGAACGATCATTCGAAGGAACACAATAGTCCAAAAAATATTTTTCTGAGAAAGTTGTTTCTCAAAATTTGTAATTTTCTCCAATGAAATAAACTTTTTCACAAACAAACGCCCATATCTTCGGGAGAGAAAAAAAGCAATTTGCGAACCCATAGTCCACCCGATGACAGAGAGTACGCTGGTTATTTGAAAGCCCCATACACTTACAGCAATCGGTATGAGAGGAAGCGTAGAGACTGGGGCGAACACGATAGCGAGTCCTGTAATGAAAACGTAGCTGACCATACCAAAAACTCCCTGATACTTTACAATATTTTGAATATCATTTTGATATGTCTGTGCAAATATGGTGGCTATAACGAAAAAAATCACAACAACAAGAAAACCAATTGTTGCACCGATTATTTTTTTATTGAAGAACTTCTCTAACATATCCCTTCCCTATTATTTCCTATATTGTACCCTATCGACATTTCAACATTTCAACGGAGAAATTTAGTTTCGATTTGACTCACATCAAAATAACCCTGTTCGATAAGGAACGATTCCGCTTCTTTGTCCCATCCGAATATGATAGCCAATCCAACAAAAATAAGGATTCCTCCTAATATCTTCTTGAATTTTCCTTGCGGATCAGAAGCCCATTTCATCTTACCAATCGCCCTCTGACCGAAAAACGCAACAAGTAGCAGTACCACCGAAAGACCAACTGCATACGCTATGAGATTAGCAATCCCAACAGCAAAACTCTGTGGCAATACTATAGCAACTATCAGTGCGTATGTCGGACTACAGCTCGAAAAAACTGGACCGAGCGCCATACCAACCAATACCCCGCCCCACCTCCCGCTGTGCTGATGCGAATCATGCAGAAGGTTTTGTGATCGATTACCAAAACCAAAAGCAGTCTCGATCTTCCCCCACAACTGAGGGAAGAACGTAACAAAACCAAAAACAAGAACAATGCCACCAGAAATTCCTTTCCAGACTTCCGGAGGCACAGCAATCAGAGCAGTACTCGACTTCAAAAGTAATGTAAAAAGAACAATCGATAGTGCGAGTGATCCTGTAACAATAAACGGTCTCAGACGATCACGATCTACCACTGATCCGCCGATAATCACAGGAAGTACAGGGAGTACGCACGGTGCTAAAATTGTGAGTACTCCTGCTAGAAATGAGAAAAAAAGAATTTCCATATTATTCTATTTCACGTACAAGATCATTCAGTGTCACCGAGCCACCCCACTTCGCAATTTCTTTCCCGTCCGCATCGACTTGCACAATCGTGTGTTGCATCACAACGCCATATTTCTTTTTTAAATCAGTATATTTGTCATAATCAACATCCAAGATAGTCACATTTGCCGGAATCTCATTTAGATGCGCACGAATATCAGCATCGAGAGCTTTACACGAAGGACACCAAGATGCTCTGAAGAAGAGTGCTACTTTCCCGTCATTAGCCTTGACCAATTTGACTGGATCATACACTTCA
This DNA window, taken from Candidatus Moraniibacteriota bacterium, encodes the following:
- a CDS encoding VTT domain-containing protein, whose product is MLEKFFNKKIIGATIGFLVVVIFFVIATIFAQTYQNDIQNIVKYQGVFGMVSYVFITGLAIVFAPVSTLPLIPIAVSVWGFQITSVLSVIGWTMGSQIAFFLSRRYGRLFVKKFISLEKITNFEKQLSQKNIFWTIVFLRMIVPVDVLSYGIGLFSSLSHRLFFLSTLIGVTPFAILFSYAGTLPIGSQMIVLVEIGAFLMVVYMIRQSIIQKKI
- a CDS encoding thioredoxin domain-containing protein → MSKVCPMSGCQEKVGMCVHDKMFVGIVLVLIVAGGYIFLARKNTPIKNVVKQENQQSVVIETEESEAVVETVNQGVGSYEVYDPVKLVKANDGKVALFFRASWCPSCKALDADIRAHLNEIPANVTILDVDYDKYTDLKKKYGVVMQHTIVQVDADGKEIAKWGGSVTLNDLVREIE
- a CDS encoding FAD-dependent oxidoreductase, whose protein sequence is MKKNSNTFDVIVIGAGSGGLNIAGFMNRVGFSVLLVDKEDRSIGGDCLNFGCVPSKALIHVARLVHDGREAKKFGLTISGAIDVKKVMEYVSKKQETIRTHENADHFRKLGMTVVLGKAQFVDSETIEVAGKQYCGKKIILATGSRPRQLSIPGIELMKVFTNETIFSLNTLPERLVVIGAGPIGIELGQSLALLGTKVTVVGSGLLDKEDPEMVSVLRERLEKDGVDFLLGYRPKAVKDGKVLVVSNEVGETREILADALLVSIGRELNLDGLNLESAGIEVNDRGGLIVDSYLRTTNKGVLVCGDVAGGHMFTHAAELHASLIIKNFFSPIPKKLNADAMAWVTYTSPEIATFGLDEKTLRERSVDYDVLKSDFLSDDRAIVDEYVQGKMKLFVSRKGIVLGGTMVAHNAGELTQELMFAQANKLSLKKFLNKVYPYPTATRINRSIALQFMSRKLTDQSKKLLAFLFHMKQTRTSRLLALGVIVFGFVFVLYTASIEQDDVTLSAVRPDLKNQVFANHLQYVDYSPESYVFAKQSGRVVLFFAATTWCSNCVVLDQEIRERLNELPQDVIVVKVDFDKDREMKIKHKVTLQTTLILLGSEGKEVKRWIGTDFNQLLDNIR
- a CDS encoding VTT domain-containing protein, whose protein sequence is MKKIILIIVVAMLSLLTFLYRIEVLSFVKNLEAQSVGNIMMTIGTLIVLKGLFAVIGFPGTPLTLLSGSLLGNLLGTITALVGNTLGATLAFLLARYTLREYVQNMLLAKYPTLKIYEERLERKPLATVIALRLIPLFPFNVLNFLFGLTSVSLKQYIVGSFFGMIPGTFLFVYFGESLRMLSPVNVLFALIGIVLLTYVGKFYEKKF
- a CDS encoding cytochrome c biogenesis protein CcdA, with protein sequence MEILFFSFLAGVLTILAPCVLPVLPVIIGGSVVDRDRLRPFIVTGSLALSIVLFTLLLKSSTALIAVPPEVWKGISGGIVLVFGFVTFFPQLWGKIETAFGFGNRSQNLLHDSHQHSGRWGGVLVGMALGPVFSSCSPTYALIVAIVLPQSFAVGIANLIAYAVGLSVVLLLVAFFGQRAIGKMKWASDPQGKFKKILGGILIFVGLAIIFGWDKEAESFLIEQGYFDVSQIETKFLR